Part of the Lolium rigidum isolate FL_2022 chromosome 6, APGP_CSIRO_Lrig_0.1, whole genome shotgun sequence genome, gagagggcataacaatgcacatacatggcatgataagtatagtgagatttaattgggcattacgacaaagtacatagaccgccatccaaccgcatctatgcctaaaaagtccaccttcgagttatcgtccgaaccccctccggtattaagttgcaaagcaacggacaattgcattaagtatggtgcgtaatgtaatcaacaactacatcctcggacatagcgccaatgttttatccccagtggcaatagcacaacacaaccttagaactttccgtcactcgtcccggtgtcaatgcaggcatgaacccactatcgagcataaatactccctcttggagttaaaagcaaaaacttggccagagcctctacgagtaacggagagcatgcaagatcataaacaacacatatgtaataacttgataattaacataacatggtattctctatccatcggatcccgataaacacaacatagagtattacagatagatgatcttgatcatgttaggcagctcacaagatccgacaatgaagcacaatgaggagaagacaaccatctagctactgctatggacccatagtccaggggtgaactactcactcatcactccggaggcgaccatggcggtgtagagtcctccgggagatgaatcccctctccggcggggtgccggaggagatctccagaatccccgagatgggatcggcggcggcggcgtctcgataaggttttccgtatcgtggtttttcgcatcaggggtttcgcgacggaggctttaactaggcggaagggcagagtcgggggcctgacgaggggcccacaccatagggcggcgcgggcccccccttggtcgcgccgccatgtggtgtcgccacctcgtcgccccacttcgtatgctcttcggtcttctggaaggttcgtggcaaaataggcccctgggtcttcgtttcgtccaattccgagaatatttcgttactaggatttctgaaaccaaaaacggcagaaaacgagagctggcacttcggcatcttgttaataggttagttccggaaaatgcacgaatatgacataaagtgtgcataaaacatgtaggtatcatcaataatatggcatagaacataagaaattatcgatacgtcggagacgtatcaagcatccccaagcttagttactgctcgtcccgagcgggtaaaacgataacaaagataatttctgaagtgatatgccatcataaccttgatcatactatttgtaaacatatgtagtggatgcagcgatcaaaacaatggtgatgacatgagtaaacaagtgaatcataaagcaaagacttttcatgaatagtacttcaagacaagtattaataagtcttgcataagagttaactcataaagcaataaatcaaagtaaaggcattgaagcaacacaaaggaagattaagtttcagcggttgctttcaacttgtaacatgtatatctcatggataattgtcaacatagagtaatataacaagtacaatatgcaagtatgtaggaatcaatgcacagttcacacaagtgtttgcttcttaaggtggagagagataggtgaactgactcaacatagaagtaaagagaatggtccttcaaagaggaaagcatcgattgctatatttgtgctagagcttttattttgaaaacatgaaacaattttgtcaacggtagtaataaagcatatgagttatgtacattatatcttacaagttgcaagcctcatgcatagtatactaatagtgcccgcaccttgtcctaattaacttggactaccggatctttgcaatgcacatgttttaaccaagtgtcacaatggggtacctccatgccgcctgtacaaaggtctaaggagaaagctcgcattttggatttctcgcttttgattattctcaacttagacatccataccgggacaacatggacaacagataatggactcctctttaatgcataagcatgtggcaacaattattattctcatatgagattgaggatatatgtccaagactgaaacttccaccatgaatcatggctttagttagcggcccaatgctcttctctaacaatatgcatgctccaaccatgaaggtggtagatctctcttacttcagacaagacggacatgcatagcaactcacatgatattcaacaaagaatagttgatggcgtccccgaagcatggttatcgcacaacaagcaacttaataagagataaagtgcataagtacatattcaataccacaatagtttttaagctatttgtcccatgagctatatattgcaaaggtgaatgatggaattttaaaggtagcactcaagcaatttactttggaatggcggataaataccatgtagtaggtaggtatggtggacacaaatggcatagtggttggctcaaggattttggatgcatgagaagtattccctctcgatacaaggtttaggctagcaaggttatttgaaacaaacacaaggatgaacggtacagcaaaactcacataaaatacatattgtaaacattataagactctataccgtcttccttgttgttcaaaactcaatactagatattatctagactctagagaaaccaaatatgcaaaccaaattagcaagctctaagtatttcttcattaatgggtgcaaagtatatgatgcaagagcttaagcatgagcacaacaattgccaagtatcaaattatccaagacattttagaattactacatgtagcattttccaattccaaccatataacaatttaacgaagaagaaacttcgccatgaatactatgagtagagtctaaggacatatttgtccatatgctacagcggagcgtgtctctctcccataaagtgaatgctaggatccattttattcaaacaaaacaaaaaacaaaaacaaaccgacgctccaagcaaagtgcataagatgtgacggaataaaaatatagtttcggggaggaacctgataatgttgtcgatgaagaaggggatgccttgggcatccccaagcttagacgcttgagtcttcttagaatatgcaggggtgaaccaccggggcatccccaagcttagagctttcactctccttgatcatattgcatcatactcctctcttgatccttgaaaacttcctccacaccaaactcgaaacaactcattagagggttagtgcataataaaaattcacatgttcagaggtgacacaatcattcttaacacttctggacattgcataaagctactggacattaatggatcaaagaaattcatccaacatagcaaaagaggcaatgcaaaataaaaggcagaatctgtcaaaacagaacagtccgtaaagatggattttattaggccaccagacttgctcaaatgaaaatgctcaaattgaatgaaagttgcgtacatatctgaggatcatgcacgtaaattggcttaattttctgagcttcctacagggaggtagacccagattcgtgacagcaaagaaatctggaactgcggagtaatccaaatctagtacttactttactatcaaagactttacttggcacaacaaaacataaaactaagataaggagaggttgctacagtagtaaacaacttccaagacacaaatataaaacaaaaatactggagtaaaaacatgggttgtctcccataagcgcttttctttaacgcctttcagctaggcgcagaaagtgtaactcaagtgttatcgagagatgaagcattgatatcataagctcccccatttgtagtgatACTAGgggatttgtcaattttaggcctataataatatttctttggtttaggcactttagaggtatacataaacttttgctcctttcccacataagctttctctctaaactgtaaagatgaaaaggttgaacccaaggttcccatagctttttcaagttcgccaatcctattaatttgattatcatggtcaacacaagttcctaggacactaattctttcatcaattcctcctaaggatttatcaagtttatcagttttaacaagtaacatctccaacttagtttcaacactaaaatttttctctaaggtttccaattttttcataacattctcaagggaggtttcaattttaatttcattaacaggtggtgttccaaataaactctcaataatgcaactagcctctaaagcgggagcacctaggaagttaccccccgcgagacaatcaagaacatatctattccagctagagataccaacataaaaattcccgagtaggatagtagtggagtgtttcttagtgcacctattatgggcataacTAATTCTatgccaagcatcttttaaacattctcctacttgttgcttaaatgaacgaacttcaacttcgggattactcattttagcggtagtaaataaaacaaactagataaagtaaatgcaagtaaactaatttttttgtgtttttgatatagagtgcaagacagtaaataaagtaaaactagcaactaatttttttgggttttgatataatgcagcaaataaagtagtaaataaaataaagcaagacaaaaacaaagtaaagagattgagaagtggagactccccttgcagcgtgtcttgatctccccgacaacggcgccgtaaatttgcttcggcgcgagttgacgtgggagttagagatctctgtggtgtaacttttcttcgggtccccggcaacggcgccagaaatttgcttgatgcgtgtagttgacacgtccgttgggaaccccaagaggaaggtgtgatgcgcacagcggcaagtttccctcgataagaaaccaaggtttaatcgaacaagtaggagtcaagaagcacgttgaaggttgatggcggcgggatgtagtgcggcgcaacaccagagattccggcgccaacgtggaacctgcacaacacaaccaaagtactttgccccaacgaaacagtgaggttgtcaatctcaccggcttgctgtaacaaaggattaaccgtattgtgtggaagatgattgtttgcgagagaaaaatagtaaaacaagtattgcagcagatttgtattttagtattaaaagaatggaccggggtccacagttcactagaggtgtctctcccataagataaaagcatgttgggtgaacaaattacagtcgggcaattgacaaatagagagggcataacaatgcacatacatggcatgataagtatagtgagatttaattgggcattacgacaaagtacatagaccgccattcaactgcatctatgcctaaaagtccaccttcgaggttatcgtccgaacccctccagtattaagttgcaaagcaacagacaattgcattaagtatggtgcgtaatgtaatcaacaactacatcctcggacatagcgccaatattttatccccgagtggcaacaagcacaacacaaccttagaactttcacgtcacttgtcccagtgtcaatgcggcatgaacccactatcgagcataaatactccctcttggagttaaaagcaaaaacttggccagagcctctactagtaacggagagcatgcaagatcataaacaacacatatgtaataacttgataattaacataacatggtattctctatccatcggatcccgacaaacacaacatagagtattacgtatagatgatcttgatcatgttaggcagctcacaagatccgacaatgaagcacaatgaggagaagacaaccatctagctactgctatggacccatagtccagaggtgaactactcactcatcactccggaggcgaccatggcggtgtagagtcctccgggagatgaatcccctctccggcagggtgccggaggagatctccgaatccccgagatgggatcggcggcggcggcgcctcgcaaggttttccgtatcgtggtttttcgcatcgggggtttcgcgacggaggctttaagtaggcggaagggcagagtcggggcccgacgaggggcccacaccatagggcggcgcgggcccccttggccgcgccgccatgtggtgtcgccacctcgtggccccacttcgtatgctcttcggtcttccggaaggttcgtggcaaaataggccctcgggtctttgtttcgtccaattccgagaatatttcgttactaggatttcgaaaccaaaaacagcagaaaacgaaccggcacttcggcatcttgttaataggttagttccagaaaatgcacgaatatgacataaagtgtgcataaaacatgtaggtatcatcaataatatggcatagaacataagaaattatcgatacgtcggagacgtatcatgtggccacctcgtggccccacttcgtgactccttcggtcttctggaagcttcgtgtgaaaataggaccctgggcgttgatttcgtccaattccgagaatattttcttactaggatttctgaaaccaaaaacagcagaaaacaagaatcggctcttcggcatctcgtcaataggttagtgccggaaaatgcataataatgacatataatgtgtataaaacatgtgagtatcatcataaaagtagcatggaacataagaaattatagatacgtttgggacgtatcagtccccgcatcgacgactatgatttctccaagtgcctcatggacggtgGAGCCNNNNNNNNNNNNNNNNNNNNNNNNNNNNNNNNNNNNNNNNNNNNNNNNNNNNNNNNNNNNNNNNNNNNNNNNNNNNNNNNNNNNNNNNNNNNNNNNNNNNTTCGGACGATAAACGTGTCCGGCTCACGGACGTTTTCTTACAGTCCGGCTCAAGCACATCGAAGAAGAAATCCTGCGGCTCCAAGTCGATAAAAGGCCCTGATTGATCCCCAACCCACAAGTCGCATCGAACCCTGAATttgccccccccccaccccacccaTCCCTCCGCCGCCAAGCCCTACCTAGGGTTTTGCCCCTCCCATCCCCTCCCCCATCCATGGATCCCTTCTCCAAGAAGCGCAAGCCAGACGAGAACGGCGCGGCCACCGCTTCCCCGGCCGCCGGGGCCGCCGCGCTCGGGCTCACCCGCGACGACGTCCTGCGCCTCCTCGAGCCGCTCTCCCGCGACCAGCTCGccgacatcgccgccgccgccgcgctcgcctcgGGTGTCGCGCTCGACGCcgtgcgcgccgccgccgaccgcgaCCCGGCGCTCCGCAAGCTCTTCGTGCGGGGCCTCGGCTGGGAGACCAACTCGGACTCGCTCCGCGCCATCTTCTCCGCCTTCGGCGACCTCGAGGAGGCCGTCGTCATCAGCGACAAGACCACCGGCCGCTCCAAGGGCTACGGCTTCGTCACCTTCCGCCACGCCGACTCCGCCGTCCTCGCCCTCAAGGAGCCGTCCAAGAAGATCGACGGCCGCGTCACCGTCACCCAGCtcgccgccgcgggcgccgccGGCGGGCCGTCCGGCGgggcgggcggcgcgggtggcgcCCCTTCGGCGGACGTGTCCCTCCGCAAGATCTTCGTCGGGAACGTCCCCGCTGACATGCCGTCCGAGCGCCTCCTCGCGCACTTTGCTGCCTATGGCGAGATTGAGGAGGGCCCGCTTGGGTTCGACAAGACCACGGGCAAGTTCAGGGGCTTTGCCCTCTTTGTGTACAAGACACCCGAGGGCGCTCAGGCCTCGTTGGTGGACTCGGTCAAGGTGATTGAAGGGCACCAGCTCTTGTGCAAGCTCGCCATTGAGGGCAAGAAGGGGAAGCAGCAACCGCAGCAATCTGGGCCTGCTGGgcaacaacagcaacagcagATGCTCCCTCAGGACATGCCGGGTCCTGGCCATGGGCTTGGTGGACCACAGATGGGTGGGCAGTATGGTGGCCCTGGGAGTGGCATGCCGCCATCATTCGGTGGATTTGGTGGCCCTGGCCTAGGTGGTGGTCACAATCCATATGGGAACTTGCCGTCCTCcatgggcggtggcggcggaggtgctgGGATGGGGTCGATGGGAAACCAGATGCCTTCTGGGATGGGCTCTGCTGGTGCATTTGGCCCCGGGGGAATGGGCGGTGGTTCATTTGGAGGAGGATCTCAGTTCGGTGCTGCTGGGATGGGTCCTTATGGTGGTTTAGGCATGGGCGGGGCATCCTCACTCTACCGGATGCAACAGGGCTCAGGTGGACTGCCATCTGGATATGGCGAGGGTGGAAACTACCCTCTGCCAGGGTCTGGCTTCCGGGGTCAGGAGATGTCACCAGGACCAGGTGGCAGGGCTCCTCCAATGTACCCCAACGTGCCACCTTATTTCTAAGGTAATTTTACACCCCTTCCATAGTTGTTACTTGCTACCCCAACGTGAACTAGCATATTGTAGCAAAGTATTTTGTGGTTTGTCATAGATGCCTGTAGCTATTTTTTCATTGAATGCTACCGTGTTATGCCTGAACATGCGCTGCATCTGTTTGCAAATTGTGATTGTTGCATTTATCGTCACGCTGTGCTTTGTCTGTTTGTGAATGTGTGATGTATTTGAAATGTATGATTGCTTTCCTGGTTTAAGGTTGGAAAATCTATAGGATAACTTATGCTATGTTAGACCATCAAGTTGATCGGTGAGTATGGGGCATAGAATATGAAGGATGCTACTGATGTAATGCATAGCACCGAAATATCCCATACTCTTCCGGTTAGTTCTTTTTGAGAGGTTTGCCGATTATTTGATTAGTTTTGCTCTGTGTTTATCTGCTATGAGTTTATTCGTGGGAGGGCACTTGTACGTTCGTGGCATGATGATGATGTGCAGCATAGTAATATGATGGTGTGATGCTCCCTTCGCTCTTCTTTGGTATTTTCCATGTTCGTGTTCCAGTAGCCGAGTTTGCTTTTTCTTTGTTCTATTTGGCATGCCCTTGTGTAAAGTTGATAATTTGCTGCCTAGGTCATTGGTCTTGGATAATCAAGCTTCTGCGCTGTTGGTTTTTGGTTATGCTGACAGATCATGTGTATCTGTTTGGAATTGCCTTGATCTAAGTGCACTGGGTTGCAATTTTCAAAGGTGAATTGACCACTGTGTGAACAATATGGGCAGTCTTTCTTACCTACAGAGTACTGTAATGAGTTCATGCTGATGTATTTTGCTCTAAACACATACGTAACAAATTTATGACCCTGGTTTTCGATAAAACTGACACTATTTTGAAAATTATGTGCTGAAAGCTAACATTCACTTAAATATCATTGCTAACATGTCTTCCTGACAACTTCTATGTTGGATCAAAGCTTATGTTGGTTGTAATTTTTGGCTATAGCTCGTTAGCACATTTTGTAGAACCTCAGATTAGAGATTTCCACATTGCAGAACTGAGCATCTGCGATTGTATGATGGATTGTATTTATATGATGTTTGTTCAATTAGATTTTTCTCCAATGCTACTATTTCTTTTAGTTGTGTCATGCTTGTCTATTCTTTTTGTCCTATGTAGTACTTCTATACATCTGTACTACATAATGCATCTGTAAATCTTGGCTACTAAGTTTGCAAATCATGTGCTTATGCACAGAACATCTGGTATTTGAAgctttcttttcgttttttttaTGGGTGACCCTGTCAATTCATGGGTGAATCATAAACATAACTATT contains:
- the LOC124665452 gene encoding UBP1-associated protein 2C-like; the protein is MDPFSKKRKPDENGAATASPAAGAAALGLTRDDVLRLLEPLSRDQLADIAAAAALASGVALDAVRAAADRDPALRKLFVRGLGWETNSDSLRAIFSAFGDLEEAVVISDKTTGRSKGYGFVTFRHADSAVLALKEPSKKIDGRVTVTQLAAAGAAGGPSGGAGGAGGAPSADVSLRKIFVGNVPADMPSERLLAHFAAYGEIEEGPLGFDKTTGKFRGFALFVYKTPEGAQASLVDSVKVIEGHQLLCKLAIEGKKGKQQPQQSGPAGQQQQQQMLPQDMPGPGHGLGGPQMGGQYGGPGSGMPPSFGGFGGPGLGGGHNPYGNLPSSMGGGGGGAGMGSMGNQMPSGMGSAGAFGPGGMGGGSFGGGSQFGAAGMGPYGGLGMGGASSLYRMQQGSGGLPSGYGEGGNYPLPGSGFRGQEMSPGPGGRAPPMYPNVPPYF